A stretch of Nonomuraea africana DNA encodes these proteins:
- a CDS encoding alpha/beta hydrolase — translation MRLLQAGVSVELHQWPGTFHGSQAIITAGVPEAERRAGHRTAPRAGRIGGRSGCRRWRRDCPSCCGPRGRLALARDRGVSAGRPVCSWETGRPMRRAPRRR, via the coding sequence TTGCGCCTGCTGCAGGCGGGCGTCTCGGTCGAGCTGCACCAGTGGCCGGGCACCTTCCACGGGTCACAGGCCATCATCACCGCCGGTGTCCCAGAGGCAGAACGCCGAGCTGGCCACCGCACTGCGCCGCGCGCTGGCCGGATAGGAGGGCGGAGCGGATGCCGCAGGTGGCGACGGGACTGCCCGAGCTGCTGCGGCCCGCGCGGAAGGCTGGCCCTGGCCCGTGACCGCGGTGTCTCAGCCGGACGCCCCGTCTGCTCCTGGGAGACGGGGCGTCCAATGAGGCGGGCCCCTCGGCGCCGGTAG
- a CDS encoding catalase, producing MEESHPTNATGAIPGRPGSEPPPVAEPTEPRGPLPPKQDQRGPEPFTPTGQPDGVSQEALAQGGAYLTTAQGTRLPDSDHSLKAGPRGPVLLRDQHLREKITHFDHERIPERVVHARGAAAHGIFRSYGTAGKVTKAAFLAEGAETPVFVRFSTVLGSRGSADTVRDTRGFATKFYTSEGIFDLVGNNIPVFFIQDAIKFPDIIHAGKPHPDREIPQAQSAHDTFWDFVSLHTEATHHTLWNMSDRGIPRSFRTMEGFGVHTFRLVDAAGATTLVKFHWKPKAGVHSLVWEEAQLINGVDPDFHRRDLADAIEAGAFPQWELGIQVFPDTPEQLFEGIDLLDPTKIVPEELAPVQPIGLLTLNANPSNFFAETEQVAFHVGNLVPGIDVTDDPLLAGRLFSYLDTQITRLGGPNFTQLPINRPHAVVNDMLRDGMHQTAVHSGAAPYKPNSLDGGCPFFADGQERGYVEVPVEVASAPRVREAPATFADHFTQPRLFWLSLTPVEREHVIAAYTFELGKVYEQAIKERTLQVLAEIDPVLCEQVAAGLGLPAPKAAQPLPSVQPSPALSQVGKEWPTAGRVIGIITGDGADLETVKSVRQAILDGGMVPLIIAPTGGPPDGESRNGVRGVLDALTGGGEPLVAQRTFATARSVEFDALLVAGAPAPGADAYGARDAKAGDLGGAIDPRVLLMLAEAYRHGKPIGGWDGAMEALALAAIPTGAPGVLLGDRGDEVLTEIVRLLGRHRVWERFPAAAALS from the coding sequence ATGGAAGAGTCCCATCCGACCAACGCGACCGGAGCGATCCCCGGCCGCCCCGGCAGCGAGCCGCCGCCTGTCGCCGAGCCGACCGAGCCGAGAGGCCCGCTGCCGCCCAAGCAGGACCAGCGGGGTCCCGAGCCCTTCACCCCGACGGGCCAGCCGGACGGCGTGTCCCAGGAGGCGCTGGCGCAGGGCGGGGCGTACCTGACGACGGCACAGGGGACCCGGCTGCCCGACAGCGACCACTCGCTGAAGGCGGGCCCGCGCGGACCCGTGCTGCTGCGCGACCAGCACCTGAGGGAGAAGATCACCCACTTCGATCACGAGCGTATTCCGGAGCGTGTCGTGCACGCCCGCGGCGCCGCCGCGCACGGGATCTTCCGTTCGTACGGCACGGCCGGCAAGGTGACGAAGGCCGCCTTCCTCGCGGAGGGCGCCGAGACGCCGGTCTTCGTCCGCTTCTCGACGGTCCTGGGTTCGCGGGGCTCGGCCGACACCGTCCGTGACACGCGCGGCTTCGCGACGAAGTTCTACACCAGCGAGGGCATCTTCGACCTGGTGGGCAACAACATCCCGGTGTTCTTCATCCAGGACGCCATCAAGTTCCCCGACATCATCCACGCGGGCAAGCCGCATCCCGACAGGGAGATCCCGCAGGCGCAGAGCGCGCACGACACGTTCTGGGACTTCGTCTCCCTGCACACCGAGGCTACCCACCACACGTTGTGGAACATGTCCGACCGTGGCATCCCGCGCTCGTTCCGGACGATGGAGGGCTTCGGCGTCCACACCTTCAGGCTGGTGGACGCCGCGGGCGCGACCACACTGGTGAAGTTCCACTGGAAGCCCAAGGCGGGCGTGCACTCCCTGGTCTGGGAGGAGGCGCAGCTCATCAATGGAGTGGACCCCGACTTCCACCGCCGCGACCTCGCCGACGCGATCGAGGCGGGCGCCTTCCCGCAGTGGGAGCTGGGCATCCAGGTCTTCCCCGACACCCCGGAGCAGTTGTTCGAGGGCATCGACCTGCTGGACCCCACGAAGATCGTTCCCGAGGAGCTGGCGCCGGTCCAGCCGATCGGGTTGCTGACGCTCAACGCCAACCCGTCGAACTTCTTCGCCGAGACCGAGCAGGTCGCCTTCCACGTGGGCAACCTCGTGCCCGGCATCGACGTCACCGACGACCCGTTGCTGGCCGGGCGGCTGTTCTCCTACCTGGACACCCAGATCACCAGGCTGGGCGGGCCGAACTTCACGCAACTGCCCATCAACAGGCCGCACGCCGTCGTCAACGACATGCTGAGGGACGGCATGCACCAGACGGCCGTGCACAGCGGCGCCGCGCCGTACAAGCCGAACTCTCTGGACGGCGGCTGCCCGTTCTTCGCCGACGGGCAGGAGCGCGGCTACGTCGAGGTGCCGGTGGAGGTGGCGTCGGCGCCGCGGGTGCGCGAGGCGCCCGCGACGTTCGCCGACCACTTCACCCAGCCCCGGCTGTTCTGGCTGAGCCTGACCCCGGTGGAGCGCGAGCACGTGATCGCCGCCTACACCTTCGAGCTCGGCAAGGTCTACGAGCAGGCGATCAAGGAGCGCACCCTGCAGGTGCTCGCGGAGATCGACCCGGTCCTGTGCGAGCAGGTGGCCGCGGGCCTCGGACTGCCCGCGCCCAAAGCGGCGCAGCCGCTGCCGTCTGTACAGCCGAGCCCGGCGCTCTCGCAGGTCGGCAAGGAATGGCCGACGGCCGGACGGGTCATCGGCATCATCACCGGTGACGGCGCCGATCTGGAGACGGTCAAGTCCGTGCGGCAGGCGATCCTCGACGGCGGCATGGTGCCGCTGATCATCGCGCCCACCGGCGGCCCGCCCGATGGCGAATCGCGCAACGGCGTGCGCGGCGTGCTCGACGCGCTCACCGGCGGCGGGGAGCCGCTCGTCGCGCAGCGCACGTTCGCCACGGCCAGGTCCGTCGAGTTCGACGCCCTGCTGGTCGCGGGCGCTCCCGCGCCCGGCGCGGACGCCTACGGCGCACGGGACGCCAAGGCCGGCGACCTCGGCGGCGCGATCGACCCGCGGGTGCTGCTCATGCTGGCCGAGGCCTACCGTCACGGGAAGCCGATCGGCGGCTGGGACGGCGCCATGGAGGCCCTCGCCCTGGCGGCCATCCCCACGGGAGCCCCTGGCGTGCTGCTCGGCGACCGTGGCGACGAGGTGCTGACGGAGATCGTCAGACTCCTCGGCCGGCACCGCGTCTGGGAACGCTTCCCCGCCGCCGCGGCTTTGAGCTGA
- a CDS encoding MFS transporter: MKVNPARTGGFTRSTPRYRWIVLGIATFAQAAAGFFMQGMGAMGIHLQRDLSLSTAQLGLLFSAAGAVPLIGLLVAGELLDRYNERWVLGIGACVVAAALIVGSTAPGYVSLLLVLLVVGAGYCTVQPGGSKSVASWFDASQRGFAMGVRQAGLPLGGALAAAVLPFLAGAFGWRSTFVVGGLVALLGAGVFMGFYRRPPAQAGPQDGRPRASLESQLRARLGMLREPSTVKIMLSGTSLISVQYGVLVLTVLYLHDTTALGAGPAALVLVAAQGAGVAGRVCLAAWSDRARFGRYGCVMTCMAAVIAGMTALMTPLGQSPAAACILFIWLGFFGFGWYGPWVTYVTESAPPGKTGFALGLAMAVNQIAIVLAPPVVGLLKDLTHSFTPAWGLLVVLTAVALAVTARGERRGIGRGAHGASPASRGR, encoded by the coding sequence GTGAAAGTCAACCCGGCCCGCACCGGCGGGTTCACCCGCAGCACACCGCGATACCGGTGGATCGTCCTCGGTATCGCCACCTTCGCCCAGGCCGCCGCCGGCTTCTTCATGCAGGGGATGGGGGCGATGGGCATCCACCTCCAACGTGACCTTTCCCTGAGTACGGCCCAGCTGGGTCTCCTGTTCTCGGCGGCTGGGGCGGTTCCGTTGATCGGGTTGCTGGTGGCGGGGGAACTGCTGGACCGCTACAACGAACGCTGGGTCCTCGGGATCGGTGCCTGCGTGGTCGCCGCGGCTCTGATCGTGGGAAGCACGGCACCGGGCTACGTGTCCCTGCTCCTTGTCCTGCTGGTCGTCGGCGCGGGATACTGCACCGTTCAGCCCGGCGGGAGCAAATCGGTGGCCTCCTGGTTCGACGCGTCCCAGCGCGGGTTCGCGATGGGCGTCCGCCAGGCGGGCCTGCCGCTGGGCGGCGCGCTCGCGGCAGCCGTCCTGCCCTTCCTCGCCGGCGCCTTCGGCTGGCGGTCGACATTCGTGGTCGGCGGTCTCGTCGCGCTCCTGGGAGCCGGCGTCTTCATGGGCTTCTACCGCAGGCCGCCCGCCCAAGCCGGCCCCCAGGACGGCCGGCCCCGTGCCTCGCTCGAGTCACAGCTGCGCGCCCGGCTGGGGATGCTCCGCGAGCCGTCCACGGTGAAGATCATGCTGTCCGGGACGAGCCTGATCTCGGTGCAGTACGGCGTGCTCGTCCTGACCGTGCTGTATCTGCATGACACGACGGCTCTCGGAGCAGGACCGGCGGCCCTCGTCCTGGTGGCGGCCCAGGGAGCGGGGGTTGCCGGCCGCGTTTGCCTGGCGGCCTGGAGCGACCGCGCCCGGTTCGGCCGCTACGGCTGCGTCATGACCTGCATGGCCGCCGTGATCGCAGGGATGACGGCGTTGATGACGCCCCTGGGGCAGTCGCCCGCGGCGGCCTGCATCCTGTTCATATGGCTGGGGTTCTTTGGATTCGGCTGGTACGGCCCATGGGTCACCTATGTGACCGAATCGGCTCCACCGGGCAAGACGGGATTCGCTCTCGGCCTGGCCATGGCCGTCAACCAGATCGCCATCGTTCTGGCGCCGCCCGTCGTCGGCCTGCTCAAGGATCTCACCCACAGCTTCACACCGGCCTGGGGCCTCCTGGTCGTGCTGACCGCCGTTGCCCTCGCGGTCACGGCTCGCGGAGAACGCCGGGGAATCGGCCGCGGCGCTCACGGCGCTAGTCCGGCGAGCCGGGGACGATGA
- a CDS encoding cation:proton antiporter produces MQTSVALLLELGVILAALSVLGALARRFALSPIPLYLFAGLSLGEGGIAPVPAAGEFVQIGAAIGLVLLLLALGLQFSINEFSASLRRHVPSAAVDLVLNAVPGALAGWFLGLDGVGILALAGVTYISSSGIIARLLDDLRRLGNRETPAVLSVLVLEDFAMAAYLPLLVVLASGGTWLQATLGVLVAVGAVLAAFVVSYRWGHHLGRLLSDPDPEQLMLRVLGITLIVAALAELVHASAAVGAFLVGLTLTGEAARRARSVLTPLRDLFAAVFFLAIGLSVSLRDLVPVLPVALVLAVVTAATKVATGQYAAFREGAGARGRLRAGTALIARGEFSIVIIGLVGAQHDKLGPLVAAYVLVLAIAGPLATRLGGAPTYQPRTTRH; encoded by the coding sequence GTGCAGACCTCCGTCGCGCTGCTGCTGGAGCTGGGTGTCATCCTGGCCGCCCTCAGCGTGCTCGGGGCGTTGGCCCGGCGCTTCGCCCTGTCGCCCATCCCGCTCTACCTTTTCGCCGGCCTGTCGCTGGGCGAGGGAGGCATCGCTCCCGTGCCCGCCGCCGGCGAGTTCGTCCAGATCGGCGCGGCCATCGGGCTCGTCCTGCTGCTGCTCGCTCTCGGCCTGCAGTTCTCCATCAACGAGTTCTCCGCCAGCCTGCGCCGCCACGTGCCCTCCGCAGCGGTCGACCTCGTGCTGAACGCCGTCCCCGGCGCGCTGGCCGGCTGGTTTCTCGGGCTGGACGGCGTCGGCATCCTGGCCCTTGCCGGCGTCACCTATATCTCCTCCTCCGGCATCATCGCCCGGCTCCTCGACGACCTTCGGCGCCTGGGCAATCGGGAAACCCCGGCCGTGCTGTCGGTGCTGGTGCTGGAGGACTTCGCCATGGCCGCCTACCTGCCGCTGCTCGTCGTTCTCGCCTCCGGCGGCACGTGGTTGCAGGCGACGCTCGGTGTGCTCGTCGCGGTCGGCGCGGTGCTGGCCGCCTTCGTCGTGTCCTATCGCTGGGGCCACCACCTCGGCCGGCTGCTGTCCGATCCGGATCCTGAACAGCTCATGCTCCGAGTGCTGGGCATCACGCTGATCGTGGCGGCGCTGGCCGAACTGGTCCACGCCTCGGCCGCGGTCGGGGCCTTTCTGGTCGGGCTCACGCTCACCGGTGAGGCCGCCAGGCGGGCTCGCAGTGTGCTCACTCCTTTGCGCGACCTGTTCGCCGCGGTCTTCTTTCTGGCGATCGGTCTGTCGGTCAGCTTGCGGGATCTGGTCCCTGTGCTCCCGGTGGCTCTCGTCCTCGCCGTGGTCACAGCCGCGACCAAAGTGGCCACCGGCCAGTACGCGGCTTTCCGGGAGGGAGCGGGAGCGCGAGGACGCCTGCGCGCGGGAACGGCGCTCATCGCCCGCGGCGAGTTCTCCATAGTGATCATCGGTTTGGTCGGCGCACAGCACGACAAGCTCGGTCCCTTGGTGGCCGCCTATGTCCTCGTCCTGGCGATAGCCGGGCCACTCGCCACGCGGCTGGGCGGCGCGCCGACCTACCAACCACGAACGACCAGGCACTGA
- a CDS encoding class I SAM-dependent DNA methyltransferase — protein sequence MRQEEIWDIETAQRYDTPGTGMFAPEVLEPTVDRLAGLAGDGAALEFAIGTGRVAVPLAARGVPVTGIELSPPMIDQLRTKVDEATIPVIVGDMATAVAPGKYTLVYLVFNTISNLLTQAEQVACFRNAARHLTPGGRFVIELWVPELRKLPPGQQATVFHCEPGYIGLDTYDALRQHVVSHHFRFDESRQARLFRSPHRYIWPAELDLMAQLAGFELETRHADWTGADFTAESRSHVSVYRIPPDRH from the coding sequence ATGCGACAGGAGGAGATCTGGGACATCGAGACCGCCCAGCGCTATGACACGCCGGGCACCGGCATGTTCGCGCCCGAGGTCTTGGAGCCGACCGTGGACCGCCTCGCCGGACTCGCGGGCGACGGAGCGGCGCTCGAGTTCGCCATCGGGACCGGCCGCGTGGCCGTGCCGCTCGCCGCGCGAGGGGTGCCCGTCACCGGCATCGAGCTGTCACCTCCGATGATCGACCAGCTGCGCACGAAGGTGGACGAAGCGACGATCCCGGTGATCGTCGGCGACATGGCGACTGCCGTCGCTCCGGGGAAGTACACGCTCGTCTACCTCGTCTTCAACACGATCTCCAACCTGCTCACCCAGGCCGAGCAGGTCGCGTGCTTCCGCAACGCCGCCCGCCACCTCACGCCCGGCGGCCGCTTCGTGATCGAGCTCTGGGTGCCCGAGCTGCGCAAGCTCCCACCGGGTCAGCAGGCCACGGTCTTCCATTGCGAGCCTGGCTACATCGGCCTGGACACCTACGACGCGCTGCGCCAGCACGTCGTCTCGCACCATTTCAGGTTCGATGAGAGCAGACAGGCTCGGCTGTTCCGTAGCCCGCACCGCTACATCTGGCCGGCCGAACTCGACCTCATGGCTCAGCTGGCCGGGTTCGAGCTGGAGACCAGGCATGCCGACTGGACAGGAGCCGACTTCACCGCCGAGTCGCGTTCCCACGTGTCCGTCTACCGCATCCCACCGGACCGCCACTAG
- a CDS encoding CGNR zinc finger domain-containing protein, whose product MHLNPYGEGAVNLAADLANRRPASAEELADRCRAAGLVLESPVTPQDLDRTQAVLDEWEQVVDAADEHRRAELLNRMLAAAAAYPRLTDHAGSGWHLHYRDDRTLGSVLFSLISVGTALHLVGRGMHRLRRCAVTECSTIFADTSRTGRQRYCSQRCANRDAVRRHRASRAGPGQACGAVRRAEGQACEGW is encoded by the coding sequence ATGCATCTCAACCCTTACGGCGAGGGTGCCGTGAACCTGGCCGCGGACCTGGCCAACCGGCGCCCGGCGAGCGCCGAGGAACTCGCGGACCGCTGCCGCGCCGCCGGACTGGTGCTGGAGAGCCCGGTCACGCCGCAGGACCTGGACCGCACGCAGGCCGTACTGGACGAGTGGGAGCAGGTCGTCGACGCCGCCGACGAGCACCGGCGCGCCGAGCTGCTGAATCGGATGCTGGCGGCGGCCGCCGCGTACCCGCGGCTGACCGACCACGCGGGCAGCGGCTGGCACCTGCACTACCGCGACGACCGGACGCTCGGCTCCGTGCTGTTCTCGCTGATCTCCGTTGGCACCGCGTTGCACCTGGTGGGACGGGGCATGCACCGGCTCAGGCGGTGCGCCGTGACCGAGTGCAGCACGATCTTCGCCGACACCTCCCGCACGGGGCGGCAGCGCTACTGCTCCCAGCGGTGCGCCAACCGCGACGCGGTACGCCGGCACCGCGCGAGCCGCGCCGGGCCCGGACAGGCTTGCGGAGCGGTTCGGCGGGCTGAGGGGCAGGCATGCGAAGGGTGGTGA
- a CDS encoding cation:proton antiporter regulatory subunit codes for MDVNEVLLPGVGLRYEFTNHDGDRIGVVARRTGEFELVVYANDDPDEGRPMFRLNIEEADALAEILGAPRIAERFADLTKEVPGLSAGQTEVRPGSPYVDRPLGHTRARSRTGASIVAIVRGEDVIASPTPDQVLRAGDVLVVIGTRSGIAGVEQIIRG; via the coding sequence ATGGACGTGAACGAGGTGCTCCTTCCAGGCGTGGGGCTGCGGTATGAGTTCACCAACCATGACGGCGACCGGATCGGTGTCGTGGCGCGGCGGACTGGCGAGTTCGAGTTGGTCGTCTACGCGAACGACGATCCTGACGAGGGCCGGCCCATGTTCCGGCTCAACATCGAGGAGGCCGACGCGCTCGCCGAGATCCTCGGTGCGCCTCGCATCGCGGAGCGGTTCGCGGACCTCACCAAGGAGGTGCCAGGGCTGAGCGCCGGACAGACGGAGGTGCGGCCCGGCTCTCCTTACGTGGATCGCCCGCTGGGGCACACCAGGGCGCGCAGCCGTACGGGGGCGTCCATCGTGGCGATCGTCCGCGGTGAGGACGTGATCGCGTCACCGACACCTGATCAGGTGCTCCGAGCGGGTGATGTCCTGGTGGTCATCGGCACCCGCAGCGGCATCGCCGGCGTGGAACAGATCATCCGGGGCTGA
- a CDS encoding MBL fold metallo-hydrolase, with the protein MSFAQSRTSRRAFLAAAALLPLAGREAAASTAPPRNAQDYYDRAARLAGDDPVLLALVKALTPGSAMAPVKAPKPLRIFDNVAVVSTGFVSATALLTSQGVILVDALGSPAEAEKILVPELRSVGVDPAKIRYVVAAHGHGDHFGGAQYLADRYGARVMMSRADWDLVAAGSPANAPARDLEISDGQRLTLGDTTVTFHHTPGHTPGTVSPIFPVWWKGRRHTAMLWGGTNPPTVTAGKRTYLSSVLAFASQMRRAGVDVELNNHGLCDHGLGRMEELRSGSAGSGNPFIVGHARAQRFMKVMETMMRGRIASDQKTSTATPPAGGAASPVLSTRACC; encoded by the coding sequence ATGTCCTTTGCGCAGTCCAGAACGTCCCGCCGGGCATTCCTGGCCGCCGCCGCTCTCCTGCCGCTGGCGGGACGCGAGGCCGCGGCATCGACCGCCCCGCCCAGGAACGCGCAGGACTACTACGACCGCGCAGCCCGGCTGGCCGGTGACGATCCGGTCCTGCTGGCCCTCGTCAAGGCGCTCACCCCAGGCTCCGCGATGGCACCGGTGAAGGCCCCCAAGCCGCTGAGGATCTTCGACAACGTGGCGGTGGTGAGCACCGGCTTCGTCTCGGCCACGGCGCTCCTGACCTCCCAGGGCGTCATTCTCGTCGACGCGCTGGGATCCCCGGCCGAGGCCGAGAAGATCCTCGTTCCGGAGCTGCGCTCTGTGGGAGTGGACCCGGCGAAGATCAGGTATGTGGTGGCCGCCCACGGTCACGGCGATCATTTCGGCGGCGCCCAGTACCTCGCCGACCGGTACGGTGCCCGGGTCATGATGAGCCGAGCCGACTGGGACCTCGTCGCCGCCGGCTCCCCCGCCAACGCTCCCGCCCGAGACCTGGAGATCTCCGACGGCCAGCGGCTGACCCTCGGCGACACGACGGTCACGTTCCATCACACGCCCGGACACACGCCGGGCACCGTCTCGCCGATCTTCCCGGTGTGGTGGAAGGGACGGCGGCACACCGCGATGTTGTGGGGTGGGACCAACCCGCCCACCGTGACCGCGGGCAAGCGGACCTATCTCTCCTCCGTGCTCGCCTTCGCCTCCCAGATGCGGCGGGCAGGTGTGGACGTCGAGCTGAACAACCACGGGCTCTGCGATCACGGCCTCGGCCGCATGGAGGAACTGCGCAGCGGGTCCGCCGGGTCCGGGAACCCGTTCATCGTCGGCCACGCCAGGGCGCAGCGCTTCATGAAGGTCATGGAGACCATGATGCGCGGCCGTATCGCCTCGGACCAGAAGACGAGCACCGCCACCCCTCCGGCGGGCGGGGCCGCCTCACCCGTGCTCTCGACCCGCGCCTGCTGCTGA
- a CDS encoding STAS domain-containing protein, with protein MMGLPGTQTSMGRLRIKVHRGSTAVVLGLQGQLDLYTKPFLRDRLNEVLTASAPHPPGVVVDLSELEFCDSSGVSMLIAARYRLKDAGRPLALAGAHGICDQVLHRTGLHRVFHCYPTVAEAEIALAEQAHP; from the coding sequence ATGATGGGGTTGCCGGGGACGCAGACTTCGATGGGGCGGCTGCGTATCAAGGTGCATCGCGGTTCCACGGCTGTCGTGCTCGGCCTGCAGGGGCAGCTGGACCTGTACACCAAGCCGTTCTTGCGGGACAGGCTGAACGAGGTGTTGACCGCGTCGGCGCCGCATCCGCCCGGCGTGGTCGTGGATCTGTCGGAGTTGGAATTCTGTGACTCCTCCGGGGTCAGCATGTTGATCGCCGCTCGGTATCGCCTGAAGGATGCCGGCCGGCCGTTGGCGCTGGCCGGCGCGCATGGCATCTGCGATCAGGTCCTGCATCGCACCGGGCTGCACCGGGTCTTCCACTGCTATCCCACGGTGGCCGAGGCCGAGATCGCCCTGGCGGAGCAGGCCCACCCCTAG
- a CDS encoding GNAT family N-acetyltransferase — translation MRHHTDVRQAVDGDVAELIRLRALLFETLGNPSSDDQWRDNLAVVLKEQLAADTMRILVVDGGTGLAACGIGIVEQRLPSPRLRNGRLGQVIGVVTDPAHRRRGHSRAIMNGLLDWFRERDVARVDLHASHDAEPLYRELGFVDHPEPALYWRP, via the coding sequence ATGAGACACCACACGGATGTACGGCAGGCAGTGGACGGCGATGTCGCGGAGCTCATCCGCCTGCGGGCGTTGCTGTTCGAGACCCTCGGCAACCCCTCATCAGATGACCAATGGCGCGACAACCTTGCCGTGGTGCTGAAGGAACAGCTGGCGGCGGACACCATGCGGATCCTCGTCGTGGACGGCGGCACCGGGCTCGCCGCCTGCGGCATCGGCATCGTCGAGCAGCGGCTGCCCAGCCCGCGGCTGCGCAACGGCCGCCTCGGACAGGTGATCGGCGTGGTCACCGACCCGGCCCACCGGCGGCGTGGGCACAGCCGCGCGATCATGAACGGCCTGCTCGACTGGTTCAGGGAACGTGACGTCGCCCGCGTGGACCTGCACGCCTCCCACGACGCCGAACCGCTCTACCGCGAGCTCGGCTTCGTCGACCACCCCGAGCCGGCACTGTACTGGCGTCCGTGA
- a CDS encoding Long-chain-fatty-acid--CoA ligase: MHVQNLSTRPDLLEPALRLGDIGSEFMQHDPVAILTRARRLVERWPEFFLVVLDGDVPVARAVSVPLTFPAPEREHLPDHGWDGAIIWAVEDALDGRPPTALSALDVQVAADRRGEGIAAVALNGLRERARDSGLDRLVVPVRPTGKARHAMLSMDDYLSRRREDGLSEDPWLRTHERLGARFVKVAPFAMTITGTLEQWHEWTGSALKPGPNAVEGGIAPVLASPEQNLGVYVEANVWLEHPLS; this comes from the coding sequence GTGCACGTCCAGAATCTCTCGACACGGCCGGACCTGCTCGAGCCGGCGCTGCGCCTCGGCGACATCGGCAGCGAGTTCATGCAGCACGACCCTGTCGCGATCCTGACCAGGGCCAGGCGCCTGGTCGAGCGGTGGCCCGAGTTCTTCCTGGTCGTGCTCGACGGCGACGTCCCGGTGGCGAGGGCGGTCAGCGTGCCGCTGACCTTCCCCGCGCCCGAGCGTGAGCACCTGCCCGACCACGGCTGGGACGGCGCGATCATCTGGGCCGTGGAGGACGCCCTCGACGGCAGGCCCCCGACCGCGCTGAGCGCGCTGGACGTCCAGGTCGCCGCGGACCGCAGGGGAGAGGGCATCGCCGCCGTCGCGCTGAACGGGCTGCGTGAGCGGGCCAGGGACAGCGGCCTGGACCGGCTGGTGGTTCCCGTCCGCCCGACGGGGAAGGCGCGCCACGCCATGCTGTCCATGGACGACTACCTGTCCAGGCGGCGCGAGGACGGCCTGTCCGAGGACCCGTGGCTGCGCACGCACGAACGGCTCGGCGCCCGCTTCGTCAAGGTGGCGCCGTTCGCCATGACCATCACGGGGACGCTCGAGCAGTGGCACGAGTGGACGGGCTCCGCCCTGAAGCCGGGCCCCAACGCGGTCGAGGGCGGCATCGCCCCCGTGCTGGCCTCGCCCGAGCAGAACCTCGGCGTGTACGTCGAGGCCAACGTGTGGCTGGAGCACCCGCTGTCGTGA